A stretch of Alkalicella caledoniensis DNA encodes these proteins:
- a CDS encoding ISNCY family transposase, with translation MDENQKYEIIKKLVETNGNKKTAALKIGCTPRHISRLIKGYKEKGKAFFIHGNRGRQPSITLSEDTKKLILDLYRTKYYDCNLTHFSELLNEMEDIKVSVGTITSILRKEFILSPMATRSSRKALKKELKDLQAKTKSMKKAAVIQSSILDIEDSHPRRPRCAYFGEMLQMDASMHEWFGGIKTHLHVAIDDATGQMLGAYFDEQETLKGYYNVLNQVLTNYGIPYQFFTDNRTVFEYKRKYEKKKEASVEKDTFTQFGYACKQLGIDIQTSSVPQAKGRVERVFGTLQSRLVVELRLRGVSSIEEANKFLYSYIKKFNKRFALPIDSIKSVFETQPDNDKINLTLAVISSRKIDNGSCIKYHNEYYLPVNAYGVAVHYRKGTTAMVIKAFDGDIYCCIGEQVYLLELLPHHKPSSKAFDLATLPEKPKKKYIPPMSHPWKQASFERYLKKQLHRNNIA, from the coding sequence ATGGATGAGAATCAGAAATATGAAATAATTAAAAAGTTGGTAGAAACTAATGGCAACAAGAAAACTGCAGCCCTTAAAATCGGGTGTACACCTAGGCATATCAGTAGGCTAATCAAAGGGTATAAAGAAAAAGGTAAAGCTTTTTTCATTCATGGAAACCGTGGTAGGCAACCTTCAATAACCTTATCTGAAGATACCAAGAAGTTAATCTTAGACTTATACCGCACTAAGTATTATGATTGTAATCTAACCCATTTTTCAGAGCTTCTTAATGAGATGGAAGACATCAAAGTATCTGTCGGTACCATTACTTCTATTCTTAGGAAAGAGTTCATCCTTTCGCCAATGGCAACACGATCTTCTAGGAAAGCATTGAAGAAAGAACTAAAGGATCTTCAAGCTAAAACTAAATCTATGAAGAAGGCAGCTGTCATTCAAAGCTCCATTTTAGATATAGAGGACTCTCATCCTAGGCGTCCTAGGTGTGCTTACTTTGGAGAAATGCTCCAAATGGACGCTTCCATGCATGAGTGGTTTGGTGGCATAAAAACACACCTTCATGTAGCAATCGATGATGCCACAGGGCAAATGTTAGGCGCTTACTTTGATGAGCAGGAAACGTTAAAAGGCTACTACAATGTTCTTAATCAGGTCCTAACTAACTATGGAATCCCTTATCAGTTTTTTACAGATAATCGCACTGTATTTGAGTATAAAAGAAAATACGAAAAGAAAAAAGAAGCTTCAGTTGAAAAAGATACATTTACTCAGTTCGGATATGCATGTAAGCAGTTAGGAATCGACATTCAGACATCTAGCGTTCCACAAGCAAAAGGGCGGGTTGAAAGAGTATTTGGCACTCTTCAATCCCGCCTAGTCGTAGAGCTACGCTTGAGAGGTGTCTCCTCAATTGAGGAGGCAAACAAATTCCTTTACTCCTACATAAAAAAATTCAACAAGCGATTCGCTTTACCTATTGATAGTATCAAATCTGTGTTCGAAACGCAACCAGATAATGATAAAATCAATCTAACACTGGCGGTAATTTCTTCTAGAAAAATTGATAATGGGAGTTGTATTAAATATCATAATGAGTATTATCTGCCTGTTAATGCTTATGGAGTTGCAGTGCATTACCGTAAGGGTACTACAGCTATGGTCATTAAAGCCTTTGATGGGGACATTTACTGCTGTATTGGTGAACAGGTTTATTTGCTTGAGTTGCTACCACATCATAAACCCTCTTCAAAAGCATTTGATCTAGCAACTCTTCCTGAGAAACCTAAGAAAAAATATATTCCTCCAATGAGTCACCCATGGAAACAGGCATCATTTGAAAGATATTTAAAAAAGCAATTACATAGGAACAACATAGCTTAG
- the pflA gene encoding pyruvate formate-lyase-activating protein, which translates to MTTKAWVHSIETMGLVDGPGIRTVIFLQGCKLRCSYCHNPDTWKMNTGKEMTVAELIKIVKRYKVYYKKNGGVTVSGGDPLLQPEFLIEFFKACKEEGIHTALDTAGYGFGQYKEILQYTDLVLLDIKAVDESSYKSITCANMDKFLEFLSEVQNQDVDIWVRHVVVPKLNDSEQEIIDLAHFINDLKNVKNVELLPYHTHGVKKYKELNIKYPLEGVKPLDEDRFVYLNRIFADHLNMGHTGYERIG; encoded by the coding sequence ATGACTACAAAAGCTTGGGTACACTCCATTGAAACTATGGGGCTTGTGGATGGACCAGGGATAAGGACTGTGATTTTTCTTCAGGGATGTAAGTTGAGATGCTCATACTGTCACAATCCCGATACTTGGAAAATGAACACAGGTAAAGAGATGACAGTGGCTGAGCTTATAAAGATTGTTAAAAGATATAAAGTATATTACAAAAAAAATGGTGGCGTGACAGTTTCCGGTGGAGACCCTTTACTGCAGCCAGAGTTTTTGATAGAGTTTTTTAAAGCATGCAAAGAAGAAGGAATCCATACGGCACTTGATACAGCTGGGTATGGTTTTGGACAATATAAGGAAATACTTCAATATACTGATTTGGTTTTACTAGATATTAAAGCAGTGGATGAAAGCAGTTACAAGAGTATCACATGTGCAAACATGGATAAGTTTTTAGAATTCCTTTCTGAAGTACAAAATCAAGATGTGGATATATGGGTAAGGCATGTTGTTGTTCCTAAGTTAAATGACTCTGAACAAGAGATAATTGATTTAGCCCACTTCATAAATGACTTGAAGAATGTTAAGAATGTAGAACTACTACCTTACCACACACACGGAGTGAAAAAGTATAAAGAACTTAATATTAAATATCCATTAGAGGGTGTGAAACCATTAGATGAAGACAGATTCGTATATTTGAACAGAATTTTCGCAGACCACCTAAATATGGGTCATACTGGATACGAGAGAATTGGGTAA
- a CDS encoding DEAD/DEAH box helicase — MKTFNDFELKGSILRAIQEMGFEEPTPIQGEAIPVVLEGRDLIGLAQTGTGKTAAFGLPMLNSFDPNSGFIQGLILCPTRELAIQVAEELGKLGKFTGNKILPIYGGQDIGRQIRALKQRPSIVVGTPGRVIDHINRKTLRIDQLKMAVLDEADEMLDMGFLEDIETILSETPLEKQTLLFSATMPKPIEKLADKFLQNPHRISVVPKQTTAPQIAQYYIELNEHQKFDALCRLLDIEGSTSAIIFGRTKRRVDQLADALNKRGYQAEGLHGDLSQAQRDTVMRKFRSNQVELLVATDVAARGLDVSGVTHVFNFDLPQNSDSYVHRIGRTGRAGNIGKAYTFATFREMGHLRYIESTVKTKIQKLPIPTSTQAIEGKQRIAVDKIVSLINDVDLTEYTGTAKSLIEEYDAVNLVAATIKLLSRETVETEINLTPEPPVHSKKNQGSGQKKSGYGKGRDNRDNRDRYRGQRREGAKSSKDSGGYKGKKDNRDYRGPKKK; from the coding sequence TTGAAAACATTTAATGATTTTGAGTTAAAAGGTAGTATTTTAAGAGCTATACAAGAAATGGGGTTTGAAGAGCCCACACCCATTCAAGGAGAAGCTATACCCGTTGTTCTAGAAGGAAGGGACTTAATAGGACTTGCCCAAACAGGAACTGGTAAAACAGCAGCCTTTGGTTTGCCTATGTTAAACAGCTTTGATCCAAATTCAGGATTTATTCAAGGTCTTATTCTTTGCCCTACAAGGGAACTTGCAATCCAAGTTGCTGAAGAGCTTGGCAAGCTTGGGAAATTCACTGGGAACAAAATACTTCCTATTTACGGAGGGCAAGACATTGGAAGGCAGATTAGAGCATTAAAGCAAAGGCCATCCATTGTAGTAGGTACACCTGGAAGGGTAATTGACCATATAAATAGAAAGACCTTGAGAATAGACCAATTAAAAATGGCTGTTCTTGATGAAGCAGATGAAATGCTAGACATGGGCTTTTTAGAGGATATTGAGACAATCCTAAGTGAAACCCCACTGGAGAAACAAACACTTTTATTCTCCGCAACAATGCCTAAACCTATTGAAAAACTTGCTGATAAGTTTTTACAAAACCCCCATAGAATTTCTGTGGTTCCAAAACAGACAACAGCTCCACAGATTGCACAATACTATATTGAATTAAACGAACACCAAAAATTTGATGCTTTATGTAGATTGTTGGATATCGAAGGCTCTACTTCAGCCATTATTTTTGGTAGAACAAAAAGACGTGTTGATCAACTGGCTGATGCTCTAAATAAAAGAGGTTACCAGGCAGAAGGGCTACATGGTGACTTAAGTCAGGCACAAAGAGATACAGTAATGAGAAAATTTAGAAGCAATCAAGTAGAATTATTAGTTGCAACAGACGTGGCTGCCAGGGGACTTGATGTTTCAGGTGTAACCCATGTATTTAACTTTGACCTGCCACAAAATTCAGATAGTTATGTACACAGAATTGGGCGTACAGGAAGGGCAGGAAACATTGGAAAGGCATACACATTTGCAACTTTCAGAGAAATGGGCCACCTACGCTACATTGAATCAACTGTAAAAACTAAAATTCAAAAATTACCTATACCTACATCAACGCAAGCTATTGAAGGCAAGCAACGAATCGCAGTAGACAAAATTGTTAGTCTGATAAATGATGTTGATTTGACTGAGTACACAGGTACAGCTAAATCACTTATTGAAGAGTATGATGCTGTAAATCTAGTAGCAGCTACTATAAAACTTTTATCAAGAGAAACAGTAGAAACTGAGATTAACCTTACTCCTGAACCTCCAGTTCATAGCAAAAAGAACCAAGGATCTGGACAGAAGAAAAGTGGCTACGGCAAAGGTAGAGACAACAGAGATAACAGGGATAGATATAGAGGACAAAGAAGAGAAGGCGCTAAAAGTAGTAAAGATAGTGGCGGATATAAGGGTAAGAAGGATAACAGAGACTATAGAGGACCTAAAAAGAAATAA
- the pflB gene encoding formate C-acetyltransferase yields the protein MRNEWNGFVAGKWTENIDVRDFIQKNYSPYEGDDAFLVAPSEKTKILWEKATELLKEEIKKGVIDVDTETVASIAGFKPGYLDKDNEVIVGFQTDEPLKRIVNPYGGIRMATSAAESYGYKVNDDIVETFTKYRKTHNQGVFDVYTPEMKLVRKAGVVTGLPDAYGRGRIIGDYRRLALYGTDFLIEKKQQELAELTGPMLTETIRLREELFEQLKALHEMVEMCESYGFDVTKPAKDAKEAVQFVYFAYLAAIKEQNGAAMSLGRVSTFLDIFIERDIKAGIITEEEAQELVDQFVMKLRLARHLRTPEYNDLFAGDPTWITETIGGMGEDGRTLVTKNSFRFLYTLVNLGPAPEPNMTVLWSQSLPEKFKEFCAKISIETDSIQYENDDLMRPGFGDDYGIACCVSAMRIGKQMQYFGARVNLAKALLYAVNGGIDEKLNIQVAPKMDIPDGEYLDYDDVMKRFEKVMEWLAEVYVNTVNVIHFMHDKYAYETSMMALHDRDVEKLMAFGLAGLSVVADSLSAIKYGKVKPVRKDGIAIDFETTGEFPKFGNDDERVDEITVDVVTKFMNELRKHKTYRNAKHTMSILTITSNVVYGKKTGTTPDGREAGEPFAPGANPMHGRDINGALASLNSVAKIPYANCMDGVSNTFTVVPETLGKQMDQRISNLVSILDGYFVQNAHHLNVNVLNKATLEDAMEHPEKYPSLTIRVSGYAVNFSRLSKSQQQEVITRTFHDRI from the coding sequence ATGAGAAACGAATGGAATGGGTTTGTAGCTGGTAAATGGACCGAAAATATTGATGTAAGGGATTTTATTCAAAAAAACTATTCGCCCTATGAAGGCGATGACGCATTTTTAGTAGCCCCAAGTGAAAAAACAAAGATACTTTGGGAAAAAGCCACTGAACTTTTAAAAGAAGAGATCAAAAAAGGTGTAATTGATGTTGATACAGAGACTGTTGCTAGTATAGCTGGGTTTAAACCTGGATATTTAGATAAAGATAACGAAGTAATAGTAGGTTTTCAGACCGATGAGCCATTAAAAAGAATTGTAAACCCATATGGTGGTATCAGAATGGCCACTTCAGCTGCTGAGAGTTACGGGTATAAAGTTAACGATGATATTGTAGAGACATTTACTAAATATAGAAAAACCCATAACCAAGGTGTATTTGATGTTTATACACCAGAAATGAAGCTTGTTAGAAAAGCTGGTGTTGTTACAGGACTACCTGATGCATACGGTAGGGGGAGAATCATTGGTGACTACCGTAGATTGGCCCTTTACGGGACAGATTTTTTAATTGAAAAAAAGCAGCAGGAACTTGCAGAACTTACAGGGCCTATGCTTACTGAAACCATTAGACTAAGGGAAGAGCTATTCGAACAACTAAAAGCACTTCATGAAATGGTAGAAATGTGTGAAAGCTATGGTTTTGATGTTACTAAACCAGCTAAGGATGCTAAAGAAGCTGTACAATTCGTGTATTTTGCATACCTTGCTGCAATTAAGGAGCAAAATGGTGCTGCAATGTCTCTAGGGCGAGTAAGTACTTTTTTAGATATCTTTATTGAAAGAGATATTAAAGCTGGTATTATTACCGAAGAAGAAGCTCAAGAGTTGGTTGACCAATTCGTTATGAAGCTTAGGCTTGCAAGACATTTAAGAACACCGGAATATAATGACCTTTTTGCGGGGGATCCAACTTGGATTACTGAAACCATTGGAGGTATGGGTGAAGATGGAAGGACACTGGTAACTAAAAATAGTTTCAGGTTCTTATATACCCTTGTAAACTTAGGACCAGCACCGGAGCCAAACATGACTGTACTTTGGTCACAAAGCCTTCCAGAAAAATTTAAGGAGTTCTGTGCGAAGATATCTATTGAAACAGACTCTATTCAATATGAAAACGATGATCTAATGAGGCCAGGTTTTGGTGATGATTACGGTATTGCGTGCTGTGTATCTGCCATGAGAATTGGAAAGCAAATGCAGTATTTTGGTGCAAGGGTTAACCTAGCAAAAGCTCTTTTATATGCTGTAAATGGTGGTATAGATGAGAAGCTAAACATACAAGTAGCTCCAAAGATGGATATACCAGATGGAGAATACCTTGATTATGACGATGTAATGAAGCGATTTGAAAAGGTTATGGAGTGGCTTGCAGAAGTTTATGTAAACACTGTAAATGTAATTCACTTCATGCATGACAAGTATGCCTATGAGACCTCTATGATGGCACTACATGATAGAGATGTGGAAAAACTTATGGCATTTGGTTTAGCTGGTCTATCCGTAGTAGCAGATTCTTTAAGTGCTATCAAATACGGTAAAGTAAAGCCAGTTAGAAAAGATGGGATTGCAATAGATTTTGAAACAACAGGTGAATTCCCCAAATTTGGTAATGATGATGAAAGGGTAGATGAAATCACCGTAGATGTAGTTACAAAATTTATGAATGAACTACGTAAACACAAGACTTATAGAAATGCAAAACATACCATGTCCATACTAACCATCACTTCCAATGTTGTGTACGGTAAGAAAACAGGAACAACACCAGATGGTAGAGAGGCGGGGGAGCCATTTGCACCAGGCGCTAACCCTATGCATGGAAGAGACATAAACGGAGCTTTAGCTTCACTGAACTCAGTTGCGAAGATTCCATATGCAAACTGCATGGACGGAGTTTCTAACACATTCACAGTTGTACCTGAAACTTTAGGTAAGCAGATGGACCAAAGAATTTCAAATTTAGTATCTATTTTAGATGGTTATTTTGTTCAAAATGCTCACCACTTGAATGTAAATGTATTGAATAAGGCAACCCTAGAAGATGCCATGGAACATCCCGAAAAATATCCATCCCTAACCATCAGAGTATCTGGATATGCTGTAAACTTCAGCAGGCTATCTAAGTCCCAACAGCAAGAAGTTATAACAAGGACTTTCCACGATAGGATCTAG
- a CDS encoding YdbC family protein, with the protein MAEIKYEIVKHIGVLSEGSRGWQKELNLISWNERSPKYDIRDWAPNYEKMGKGVTLSEEEVTKLKEMLEQI; encoded by the coding sequence ATGGCTGAGATAAAATACGAAATTGTTAAGCATATAGGTGTGCTGTCTGAGGGAAGTAGAGGATGGCAAAAGGAGCTTAATCTTATAAGCTGGAATGAAAGATCTCCTAAGTACGATATAAGGGATTGGGCTCCGAATTATGAGAAGATGGGTAAAGGGGTTACTTTGAGCGAAGAGGAAGTTACAAAGCTTAAAGAGATGCTGGAACAAATATAA
- a CDS encoding bis(5'-nucleosyl)-tetraphosphatase, translating to MRYEKSCGAVVFRREDKKVKILLLKHINGGHWGLPKGHVEEGETEQETAVREILEETGLKVCALYDEFRYEMEYSPVEGIMKKVVYFVAEVQESQFNHQVEEVEQCIWVNGDEALGQVTYDNTKKLLSKALDFIEKL from the coding sequence ATGAGATATGAAAAATCATGTGGTGCTGTTGTATTTCGTAGAGAAGATAAAAAAGTCAAAATTTTGCTACTGAAACATATAAACGGTGGACACTGGGGGCTTCCTAAAGGTCATGTTGAAGAAGGTGAAACAGAGCAAGAAACAGCTGTAAGGGAAATTCTCGAGGAAACAGGACTTAAAGTTTGTGCTCTTTACGATGAATTTAGATATGAGATGGAATATTCCCCCGTGGAAGGGATTATGAAAAAGGTTGTATATTTTGTTGCTGAAGTACAGGAAAGTCAATTTAACCATCAAGTTGAAGAAGTTGAACAATGTATTTGGGTAAACGGTGACGAAGCATTAGGTCAAGTAACTTACGACAACACCAAAAAATTACTTTCAAAAGCATTAGATTTTATAGAGAAGCTATAA
- a CDS encoding HD domain-containing phosphohydrolase, with protein MRKRNKGILIFYISIVIIIIMLALPLVFPQMRSNLTSTDKAYLKNLGTIVAVGDEAYPPFGFVENGQPEGYEKDLVEAFSEVLGIEIVYKPTLWVEAQETLLKGDAHILTGMRITADRKEEYDFTDPYLLTSFSIITPHDISGIEGLEGKRVVVQEGSNTVRVLDDVNTNIITVPSPLVALDYLNKGLADAWIENHQVATYYLNKSTEATFTIRDNNNPDSTFYRVISLQNTSGDYAIAVNKDYIRLTRILNKALLQLRNEGKLDSLDLKWFGLTMARDTGNSKMWLSILLLSFVSLTIGCLLFSYNEILRYNVNQKTKELKDQNDKLTNFTLNTAQAFGKAIEFKDIYTGGHSQRVAEISNVIGDKIGLDKDILFQLYLGALIHDVGKVGIPDEILKKPGKLTDEEYSMIKEHPKIGDNILSHLEDYQYIRQIVLYHHERYDGKKDGNFAAYPGKLKGEAIPLAARIVSIADSYDAMTSDRPYRKALDKEEAKRRILSDSGKQFDPYLVSVFMKILDQHKDI; from the coding sequence TTGAGGAAGAGGAACAAGGGGATTCTTATTTTTTACATTTCTATAGTTATAATAATTATAATGCTTGCACTGCCGTTGGTTTTTCCGCAAATGCGATCTAACCTTACTTCAACAGACAAGGCTTATTTAAAGAACCTAGGAACAATAGTTGCTGTTGGAGACGAGGCTTATCCTCCCTTTGGTTTTGTGGAAAATGGACAACCTGAAGGGTATGAAAAAGACTTAGTGGAAGCTTTTTCAGAAGTGTTGGGTATTGAGATTGTTTATAAGCCAACCCTGTGGGTAGAAGCACAGGAAACTTTGCTAAAGGGTGATGCCCATATACTTACTGGAATGAGGATAACTGCAGATCGCAAAGAAGAATATGATTTTACAGACCCTTACTTATTGACTTCTTTCTCCATAATAACCCCCCATGATATAAGTGGTATAGAAGGATTAGAAGGAAAAAGAGTTGTTGTGCAAGAAGGTTCAAATACAGTTAGAGTTTTAGATGATGTAAATACAAATATAATAACTGTTCCATCACCTTTAGTTGCCTTGGATTACTTAAATAAAGGTTTGGCAGATGCGTGGATAGAGAACCACCAGGTTGCAACTTATTATCTCAATAAATCTACAGAAGCTACTTTTACCATCCGAGATAACAACAACCCAGATTCTACATTCTATAGGGTAATCTCCCTTCAAAATACTTCTGGTGATTATGCTATAGCTGTGAATAAGGATTATATACGCCTCACAAGAATTTTAAATAAAGCCCTTTTACAACTTAGAAATGAAGGTAAATTAGATTCTTTAGATTTAAAGTGGTTTGGTCTGACCATGGCTAGGGACACTGGAAATAGTAAGATGTGGCTAAGCATTTTGCTCTTATCCTTTGTTTCTTTAACAATAGGATGTCTTTTGTTCAGTTATAATGAGATACTTCGTTATAATGTAAACCAAAAAACAAAAGAGCTAAAAGATCAGAATGACAAGCTTACCAACTTTACTTTAAATACCGCCCAGGCATTTGGAAAAGCCATTGAATTTAAGGATATATATACAGGTGGTCATAGTCAGAGAGTTGCTGAAATAAGTAATGTAATTGGAGATAAAATCGGGTTGGACAAGGATATATTATTTCAACTTTATTTAGGTGCTTTAATCCATGATGTGGGGAAGGTAGGTATCCCAGATGAAATTTTAAAAAAACCAGGAAAGCTCACGGATGAAGAGTATTCGATGATAAAAGAGCATCCAAAGATAGGTGACAATATTCTAAGTCATTTGGAGGATTATCAGTATATAAGGCAGATTGTTCTATACCATCATGAAAGATATGACGGAAAAAAAGATGGGAATTTCGCAGCTTATCCTGGTAAATTGAAGGGGGAGGCCATTCCCCTAGCTGCAAGAATTGTTTCAATAGCAGATTCATATGATGCAATGACCTCTGATAGGCCATATCGAAAAGCCCTTGATAAAGAAGAGGCAAAGAGGAGAATTTTATCTGATTCTGGAAAGCAGTTTGATCCTTATTTAGTAAGTGTATTTATGAAAATATTAGATCAACATAAGGATATTTAA
- a CDS encoding GNAT family N-acetyltransferase — protein MLEELQVQVEENQSLGFETEDIKVCLVQDYDPKLLDDLVNFGLDIFGDLGMDQWGLVPQIRHGNVYVLQDNEDIIGLAILMRDWDDTDKCYLFDFAISPNLQGKGLGTYFLQAIISNMEEQGFSKMSLTVDTTNKPAIKLYKDKIGFDIDHFSKDEYGKGHDRYIMEFDFNKEDVN, from the coding sequence GTGTTAGAAGAATTACAAGTGCAAGTTGAAGAAAACCAAAGCTTAGGTTTCGAAACTGAGGACATCAAAGTATGTTTGGTTCAAGATTACGACCCGAAGCTACTAGATGATTTGGTCAACTTTGGACTAGATATTTTTGGGGATCTAGGTATGGATCAGTGGGGATTAGTTCCACAGATTAGACATGGTAATGTATATGTTCTTCAAGATAACGAAGATATAATCGGTCTTGCTATATTGATGAGGGACTGGGACGACACTGATAAATGCTACTTATTTGATTTTGCTATCAGCCCTAATTTACAGGGAAAAGGCTTGGGGACTTACTTCCTTCAAGCTATTATTTCAAACATGGAAGAACAAGGTTTTAGCAAAATGAGCCTAACCGTTGACACAACAAATAAACCAGCTATTAAGCTTTATAAAGATAAGATAGGATTTGATATAGATCATTTTAGTAAAGATGAGTATGGTAAAGGCCATGATAGATATATCATGGAGTTTGATTTCAATAAAGAAGATGTAAACTAA
- a CDS encoding IS3 family transposase (programmed frameshift) produces the protein MSKKIFTNEEVDILSKNPYVKNVSIKGITYTDEFKRIFIIEYQKAKYPKEIFESCGFNIEVLGSNRISSAANRWCKGFKKDGLNGLTDTRKGNSGRPSDKEISLEEKYKRLEAENNLLKAENELLKKPRNDGKGAKKQEIKLSAEDKFILINCIISKYKLTNMLSYLCKATGVSRSGYYNYFSSKSQDLREKLNRKDELLRNNILKAYKFKRRKKGARQIKMTLKNQFKIIYNLKRIRRIMKKYDIVCPIRKANPYRRMMKATMEHRVLPNLLNREFKQETPGKVLLTDITYLSYGQGKRAYLSTVKDSSTNEILAYHLSRNIQLEIAIETIHKLMLNEGNSLAHDAFIHSDQGCHYTSPIFQKLLQRYGLGQSMSRRGNCWDNAPQESFFGHFKDEAHLKKCNTFEELKNEIGDYMDYYNKYRCQWGLKKMTPVQYRNHLLVA, from the exons ATGAGTAAAAAGATCTTCACAAATGAAGAAGTGGATATATTATCAAAGAATCCCTATGTTAAAAACGTTAGTATTAAAGGTATTACTTATACTGATGAGTTTAAACGTATATTCATCATAGAATATCAAAAAGCAAAATACCCAAAAGAAATATTTGAATCATGTGGATTTAATATAGAAGTTCTTGGTTCAAACCGCATTAGCTCAGCCGCTAATAGGTGGTGTAAGGGATTTAAGAAGGATGGGCTTAACGGATTAACTGATACTAGGAAAGGCAATTCAGGAAGACCTAGTGACAAAGAAATTTCCCTTGAGGAAAAATACAAACGCCTTGAGGCAGAGAATAACTTACTCAAAGCAGAGAATGAATTACTAAAAAAGC CTCGAAATGATGGAAAGGGGGCTAAAAAACAAGAGATAAAACTATCTGCAGAGGATAAGTTTATACTTATTAACTGTATCATCTCAAAGTACAAACTCACTAATATGCTTAGTTATTTGTGTAAAGCAACTGGTGTTTCTCGTTCTGGCTACTACAACTATTTTTCGTCAAAATCTCAAGATCTAAGGGAAAAGCTTAATAGGAAAGATGAATTATTAAGAAATAATATTTTAAAAGCTTACAAGTTTAAGCGCAGGAAAAAGGGTGCTAGACAAATAAAAATGACCTTAAAGAATCAGTTTAAGATAATCTACAACTTAAAACGAATAAGGAGAATTATGAAAAAGTACGATATTGTTTGTCCTATACGCAAAGCCAATCCATACAGAAGAATGATGAAGGCTACTATGGAACATAGAGTATTACCAAACCTCCTAAATAGAGAATTTAAACAAGAAACACCAGGCAAAGTATTACTGACGGATATAACTTATTTATCTTATGGCCAGGGTAAAAGAGCATATTTATCTACAGTCAAAGATTCTTCGACGAATGAAATTTTAGCTTACCATTTATCACGAAATATACAACTAGAGATAGCTATTGAGACCATACATAAATTGATGCTTAATGAGGGCAATAGTTTAGCACATGATGCATTTATACATTCAGATCAAGGCTGTCATTATACAAGTCCTATATTCCAGAAGTTACTCCAGAGATATGGATTAGGTCAATCTATGTCTAGACGAGGCAATTGTTGGGACAATGCTCCTCAAGAATCATTCTTTGGGCACTTCAAAGATGAGGCACATCTAAAAAAATGTAATACTTTTGAGGAGCTAAAAAACGAGATTGGCGATTATATGGATTATTATAATAAGTATAGATGTCAATGGGGATTAAAAAAGATGACTCCTGTACAATACAGGAACCATCTTCTTGTAGCATGA
- a CDS encoding DegV family protein, whose protein sequence is MTIKIITDSACDLPKELVEELDVEVVPLFVLLNEKEYLDGETIQSKEVLDGMREGKVFKTSQVTPNMFYDCFVEYAQKGQQCVYIAFSSALSGTYNSALIAKEEVIDKYPDFQLEIIDTKCASMGFGLVVYKSALLAKEGKSVDEIVRATKFNAEHMEHIFTVDDLEYLYRGGRVSKSAAFIGGILNIKPILNVEDGKLIPIDKVRGRQKSFKRMIELIQERGTDMSNQVIGISHGDDMESVNKFRKMMELEFGCSKFIINNIGCAVGAHSGPGTLAIFFMNQLENNS, encoded by the coding sequence ATGACTATTAAAATCATTACAGATAGTGCATGTGACCTACCTAAGGAGCTTGTGGAAGAGCTTGATGTGGAAGTAGTACCTTTATTTGTCCTGTTAAATGAAAAGGAGTACTTAGATGGGGAGACCATTCAATCCAAAGAAGTACTTGATGGAATGAGGGAAGGAAAAGTATTTAAAACTTCTCAAGTTACACCGAACATGTTTTATGACTGCTTCGTTGAATATGCCCAAAAGGGACAGCAGTGTGTATACATAGCATTTTCCTCAGCCTTGTCTGGAACATATAATTCAGCTTTAATAGCAAAAGAAGAAGTTATAGATAAATACCCTGATTTCCAGTTAGAGATAATAGATACTAAATGTGCTTCCATGGGATTTGGTTTAGTTGTTTATAAATCGGCACTTTTGGCTAAGGAAGGTAAGAGTGTAGATGAGATAGTAAGGGCTACTAAATTTAATGCTGAACATATGGAGCACATATTTACCGTGGATGATTTGGAATACCTATATAGAGGAGGCAGGGTAAGTAAATCTGCTGCATTTATAGGTGGTATTTTAAACATTAAGCCCATATTAAATGTGGAAGATGGTAAGCTTATCCCCATAGACAAAGTTAGGGGAAGACAAAAATCCTTTAAAAGGATGATTGAGCTAATTCAAGAAAGAGGAACTGATATGTCAAATCAGGTTATAGGCATTAGCCACGGTGATGACATGGAGAGTGTAAACAAGTTTCGAAAAATGATGGAGCTTGAGTTCGGGTGCTCGAAATTTATAATAAATAATATAGGGTGTGCTGTAGGAGCTCATTCAGGGCCAGGTACATTAGCGATATTTTTCATGAACCAATTAGAAAATAATAGTTAA